GTAAGAGAGCTTTTACTGAAGATGGGGATATAAAGACAAAATACCTAGACATGGCAATTAGGCATGTAAAACGTTCAAAGATGGACGAAGAGCGTAAAAGAAGTTTGCTAAGCGCATTATATCTTGCAAAGCGTCTGAAGAGGATGAGGAAATGAACAGAAGCGAAATAGAAAGGAGGATAGAGATAAAAGAAAAGTTAATCA
This genomic window from Acidianus manzaensis contains:
- a CDS encoding capsid protein VP2, producing MKRWIQRAVKHKGRVHKYLERLYGKRAFTEDGDIKTKYLDMAIRHVKRSKMDEERKRSLLSALYLAKRLKRMRK